Sequence from the Miscanthus floridulus cultivar M001 chromosome 16, ASM1932011v1, whole genome shotgun sequence genome:
AAATGGTGGAACAGTCCCTACCCTCGTCAACGAAGTGGCAGCCTCTCTCCCTCGTCGTGGAACCACCGGCTGCAGCCTGTAACTGAAGCAAGGCGAAGCAAGGAACTTCTGTAGCCTGTAACTGAAGCGGTTGGAAGCAATGGCTTTTCAAccctgttcgtttgtcttataatccatacttttcagcttatttttttagctagaacagtgatttctctcacaacaaattagtcatggtttttcagcgaagcgaaagGGCTCTTACTCAGGGTACGAAGGATGTAAACTCGTGTAAGCATTTTTTTTTGTCCCGTTCAACTGATTGCCTGGGCGTTACATAAATGCAGTACACATTACACGTAAACACCAAACTGGTATCCTGATGTACTAGAAACAAGCAACTTCATTGGGCGCCCTAGCACACAGTAAATTCTGTCGTGATATTTTCTGTGGCGTAATAATTGGAATAATCTCGTAGACATATATGTCTGTTTTAATAAGTAAAAGGCCctgagaagagaaaaaaaaaacagagtttCTAAATATCTTTCAGCAGTTTTCTGTCTCTGTTTTCTTCTACTTTTGTACGGTGGAGATGTTTCTTAAGATTCATGCTCAGTTTTAGTACAGTAATGTGTGTTGTGTGCCGTTGTCTTTGTTTTCAATTATCCCGCTGCGTTTTGTGTCTAAAAATATTAGGAAAAAGTCTAGATCACCCCCTCACCTATAACAAGAAGTCTAGTTATCACCCTCTCACCTATAACAAGAAGTCTAGTTACcaccctcaactataaaaccggattttctacccctgaactttccaaaaccggtcaaataacccccTAAAGTGGTTTTGTACGGTGGTTTGCTACAGTGActgtggttttgtctttttcttttttatttatttctgctgaatctttgaaaaatcatagtaaatcacagaaaaattataaaatggaaaatccaattttgttggactccacatgagtagatctacacagtgaatatataatatggtatgctttggtataaagtttttgctgtagctttagatctatgcttttctataattaatttaaataattcatagatgcagcttctatggtccaattgtggtgaaatttttatggtggctaattattgtatgattgaactgtagtaaaaatttcatactcattgaatcatgtataacttagttatagatttatagtTGAGGTGGTAACTGGACTGAGGTGAAGGAGTGATCTAGACTTTTTCCAAAAATATTGTGCCGCTGCCTTATTTTAATTTGGGACTCGGTGTTCTGGTTTCGACGGTGGGCGTGGCCtttgccggcggcggcggcggctttgtCCGAGGTGGGTGGCGGCCGCGTCCTCCCTGCTCCGCGCGCCTCAACGTACTCTCGAGCTCTTCCTCCTGCGCTGCAGTGGTTCGTACTCCGCCCTCGTCTGTCGCTGTCGTTTGTGTTATTTTTCAGCGGTCAGCCTCGTCGCCGCCTCTCGTCTTCTTCTgtccctccctcctcctctatcGCATCTGTCTTCCCCAAAACGGCGGTGGGCGTGGTGGGCGTCGATTGCGCGGCGAGTAGGCGGCGATGCGAGCGCGGCGAGCTTGTCGTGGAGCAGCGGCGCGGCGTTGGGCGGGAGCAGCGAGGCGACGAGGTGGAGCGAGGTGGTCTGCGCATGCGCTCGGCGGCTTGCtgaggcgacggcggcggcgagggccgTGACGGCGGCCGAGGGTGAGGCACTGCCGCGCAGCGTGCATCGGCGTTGGCATGGCGGGGATCCGATTTGGGATTAGATTTGTCTGGGCATGGGCGGCAAGTGTAAAAATGAGGGGAGTAGTTTATTGTTCCAGTTTCAGTGCGTGATTTAGTACAATATCTTGAAGATGATTTCCCCAGTCTTCCCAAGTGGGAGTTTCAGAATTTGATTAGATGCATTCAACTGGAAGGCATACCTGAAACTGTCTGAGTTATGTTATGTTTTCGTGGAGATGATTTTCTGAGGTGCTGCATAAACTGAATAACTAGTTAGCATCGAGTTGAAATCTTGGACTGCCAACTTTGGATAAAAGATGGGAAAGCAAACAGTGAAGTGATCTTAGAGATTTCCCTGATCATTCTTTTGTAGGCAATCCGAAGCACATGTTTCAAAGACAGCCTTGCAGCCATAAAGATTGTATGTCTCAGATATATGTTTGTGTGAGTGTTTGAGCTATATATAGTATCTTCATAAGTTTTCTGCACTCCATCTTTTAAGATCATGTAGTGCCGAACTGCAAGTGCCAGTGGGCATGAATCCATCCATCCATTGACTTGAGCAGTTGAGCTTGCTCCTCCAGCATCATGCTGAGCTGATGCTTGAACTGTTTTGTTTCAATAATGTGATTGTTCTCAGTTGGGTGCTATATTATGAAAGAGTTCACTGTCCTGGATATCTACTATATGTTTCTTCTAAAAAATTTGCCAAAAATTCATGTTAATCACCAACATTCAATTATTCAGGTTCGCACTTACGCTTGTATATATGAGACCTTGAGTCTTGGATACTCAATTCTTACCTCATTTGTGTGCGAGTTTCAGTCCAGTGCTACTTGTACCTATGTGACCATGTGACAGAATTTATATTTTGATTTAGTATCTAGTTCCAAGTTATCTTCCAGGCTCCCAACAGCTTATTGTAGATGTGTAAGTATGCTCAATCGTTTATTATATACAATATGGAAACTAAGAGTGTTCCATGCATGAGACTGAGAGTCTAGTCCATGGAGTTCCCCGTCTAGATGGCCCAGGAGCTGTCAGCACCCAAAAAGTCTGAATTCTTTTACTTAGTGGGTTTCAGATATTTTTGTCACATGGTTAGTTGGTTACAAAGAAAAAACAGAGAAGAAAACTCCCTTGTTTATTATAGAATGGTGAAGTAAGTCATATGTGGTTGGCTTGTACATAATTCAGACAGTTTTTGGACATTCTCATATTTTTCGAGCTAGCAACATGTTATATGATTTTTATCTCAAAGAAAAGATTCCAATAATCCATGGTGGCACTTGCGGAGCTATAGTCCATGCAACCTGGGCAGTAGCATTGGCCCAGAAAATATATAGAGATTACATCGACAGTCCATGTCAACTGCCGGCTCAACAAACATTCCATGCCGTTGGCTTGCCGGCAGCAGCGCTTGTCTCTGGGGTCTTGCGGGTCTTTGATTTTGTTTTTTCCTGATGTTGATGATTGCTATCAAACCTAGGAGGCATCTCCTTTCTGAGTGGTTGGTGTGTTTTGTTGAAGTTCAGGTTAAGTTTAGTGTTTCCTATTTTTCAGTTTAAGTTCAGTTTTAGTGTTGTAGGATTTGTGTGTGTTTGCAGTCGATCCTGCTATTGTGTCTGTCTGTGTGTATTTGCTTGCTGCTTATTGAATTGGGATTGGTCGACCAGGTGAATCAAGTAAGTCGTCACCAGTTCCAGTTCGTCGCTGTAATGAAACGAATGGTGGTTAACTTGACTGAATAATACAGTACGGGAGAGTATGAGCCTCTCTTCCTACAGTATATATATCTGCACCTGTTCTGACGAGCCTGTTTCTGATGCTCATCAGTTTGTTGTTTTTCAGCTTGCATCTTTTTATTCGACTGTGCACCAGTTCTGCTTAGACAACCTAGATGGCATGGGCCTGCAGTCAGCAAAATTGCCGCAGCGAATCAGTTTTGTTTGATTGACAACTGCAGATTAAAGTATATGCTGAGCCTGACAGGACACTTAATAGGAATACATCTGTATCATCCCAGCAAGGTATTATATTCATATGTTCTTTTTCATATGAAAATGAGACTACCAATATTAGTTTTTAGTACTTTGTTGATTGTATATTTTCAGCCCCTGTGATGCCTATGAATCCCAAATCAAAGCCTAACCATTTCATTGGCAAACTTCGTCTACCATCAGAGCCGTCAATACATGCTCCAATTGTAAATTCTATTGAAGAGGTAAGGTGTTTTTAGTCAGGTTGTCATGCAAGCATCTGGAAGAATTTCCATGAAAGAACTATGATTTTGCCTTTTCCCTTCCAAAAAACTTCCATTTGTGCTGCATTGTTGTGTGCAATTTGGTTTGACTGGAAACTAAAGTTCAGACCTGCTGTTTTTGTAGGAACCTGCAAATGAGTTGTACAAGTCTGCAAATGAGTTGTACAAGTCTGTAGACCTGTCAAACTTTTCTATTCTGCAGTATTTTCCATGTGCTTTGATTTCATGATGTTAAACTATGTAGCATCCATGCTATAGAGGCTAAATTAAGCTTATTTTGTTATTAATACTGGTTTTGAGATTCAAATAATTAGGAGTGTTGTTTCAACTTATTACTATTAGTTTTAATATTTTTGTCACAACTTGCAATGCTAAAAATAGATTTGGACACCTTCAGCCATCAATATTTTTTTACAGTATGTTCAATCGTGTTGTTATAAGTGTTTTAGCAATAATGCATGTGTATATCATTCTTAGTGACATTTGCTTCCAGTTATCTCCTGTTTTTGCATTTTGAGATCTAGAGACAAATGGTTTCTTAAGCGGCCACTAATATTAAATGTCACTAAATTATCGTTAGATCAACAATTTCGAGATCCACTAATAGTAAAATGCCACTAATAGTATGTCATTGCTCATGGTCAAAATTTGTTTTtctggcgggagactttggagtccaaatgttttactcagtagaactaaaactgagtatatgagatgtgacttcggcactactactcgggaggaggaagatattagtttggaaggtcaagtagtgcctaggaaggatacctttcgatatttaggatcaatgctacagaaagacggtgatattgatgaagatgttagccatagaatcaaagcagggtggatgaagtggcgacaaacatctggtgtcctatgtgacaaaagggcaccacagaagctaaaaggcaagttttataggacggcgattagacctgctatgttgtatggtgcagaatgttggccgacgaaaagacgacatgttcaacagataagtgtcgcggaaatgcgtatgttgcgttgaatttgcggtcatacaagaagggatcgagttcagaacgatgatatacgtgatagattaggggtagcaccaattgaagaaaagtttgtccaacaccggttgagatggtttgtacatatccaacggagacctccagaggcaccagtgcgtagtggaatcctaagccaggatagtaacgtgaagagaggcagagaaagaccgaagttgacttgggtagaggcaataaaaggagacttgaaaggatggaatatacccaaagacttagccttagatatgagtgcttcgaaaatagctattcacgtgcctgaaccttgattgcttttgctgtgttttaactctagcctaccctaacttgtttgggacttaaaggctttgttgttgttgttgttgttgttgtgagatTTCTCTATGGTTTTTGCGACAGGTTTCACCTGAGGTCTATATTTTGAAACTAAACCAAAAGCTAGTTCCTTGGATTTGGGAAAAATAGCTGACCAACTTTATAACCAAAAGAATGTGAACAACCTGGTGACAAAAAACATCACTTATGCAATTAAAGGTGAATTGTTCCTTGGTCATCTGTATTGTTTTCATTTTCCAGAAATATTTCTATATCTTCAGTCTCCTATTTTCAGTTTTTGTTCAGGTTCATTTTTGGTATATCTTGTCTAGCTGATTTTGTTTTTTATATCTGTGTTTGTTTGTAGAATCTAGGTTTATGATTTTCGGTTCAGTTCAAGTCCAttatgtcgcagaaccgaccaatttatacgGGCTTAAGTAAGGAAATCACCTGTCGAAGTAGATAAATTAACGTACTTGAGTCCAtacaaacccggtagtccgtgaaatcacgaaggatttcaaaccaaccaacatacaagccaagatcgcaCAAGTTTAGCAGcacagtcacatgttacataaagtccGCAACATCATTTCGAATACatcggagtttagaacataaagttactACAAACCAGGTTCATAATAAGTAGCGGAAGCTAATAGTTTTGAAACCACACACGCACActtagttcagatacagtgccatgAATGA
This genomic interval carries:
- the LOC136510309 gene encoding uncharacterized protein: MPARDVVSWNAMMSGYVLADMWGEAFDLLQWVPKTFSKNIVPLPYFNLGLGVLVSTVGVAFAGGGGGFVRGGWRPRPPCSARLNVLSSSSSCAAVAIRSTCFKDSLAAIKIIKVYAEPDRTLNRNTSVSSQQAPVMPMNPKSKPNHFIGKLRLPSEPSIHAPIVNSIEEEPANELYKSANELYKSVDLSNFSILQYFPCALIS